A single window of bacterium DNA harbors:
- a CDS encoding radical SAM protein encodes MGVLPLLKLAGRVLASSRSRLDFPYKLNFALTCKCNCRCKNCFIWAREEDELSTAEIRKFFEKSNRFSWVDVTGGEIFLREDLDEVLDIIIENCRALAYLHFPTNGTMPEKVFSTASRIIKITGASLVVTVSLDGPRELHDELRGLPGTFDRALETFRLLKTLPGVGVFFGMTLSEKNLGLFEETLKAVREVLPGVSPVDFHFNIPHRSDHYYGNAGVTQPDMDGIAREFARLHRLRPLGLSPLSVFERRYAEGVGYYCGTGKSPIPCAALSASAFLNQSGVLYPCTILSEPLGNIRDCAYDLETLWNLPSSKLLFDRIQRGECPGCWTSCEAFPAIGRRLALPLPTGTRTKAG; translated from the coding sequence ATGGGTGTTTTACCGCTCCTGAAACTCGCGGGAAGGGTCCTCGCCTCCTCAAGAAGCCGCCTCGATTTCCCCTACAAGCTGAACTTCGCCCTCACCTGCAAGTGCAATTGCCGGTGCAAGAACTGCTTTATCTGGGCCAGGGAAGAGGACGAGCTTTCGACCGCCGAGATACGTAAATTTTTTGAGAAATCGAACCGCTTCTCCTGGGTGGACGTTACCGGAGGCGAGATATTCCTTCGAGAGGATCTGGACGAGGTTTTAGATATAATAATCGAAAATTGCAGAGCTTTGGCTTACCTGCACTTTCCCACCAACGGGACTATGCCGGAGAAAGTCTTCAGCACCGCTTCGCGGATTATTAAAATTACCGGGGCGAGCCTCGTCGTCACGGTGAGCCTCGACGGCCCGAGGGAGCTTCACGACGAACTTCGGGGGCTTCCCGGAACCTTCGACAGGGCTCTGGAAACCTTCCGGCTGCTGAAAACCCTGCCGGGAGTAGGCGTTTTTTTCGGCATGACCCTTTCGGAAAAGAACCTCGGGCTCTTCGAGGAGACGCTAAAAGCGGTCCGGGAAGTACTTCCCGGCGTTTCTCCGGTGGATTTTCATTTCAACATACCCCACCGCTCGGATCACTACTACGGTAACGCCGGAGTAACCCAGCCGGACATGGACGGGATAGCAAGGGAATTTGCGAGGCTCCACCGCCTTCGCCCCCTCGGCCTGTCGCCCCTTTCGGTCTTTGAAAGGCGGTACGCGGAAGGTGTCGGCTACTACTGCGGGACGGGAAAATCCCCGATCCCCTGCGCGGCTCTTTCGGCTTCGGCCTTCCTGAACCAGTCCGGCGTTCTCTATCCCTGCACCATCCTGAGCGAGCCCCTCGGAAATATCAGGGACTGCGCTTACGATCTGGAGACTCTCTGGAACCTCCCCTCCTCGAAACTCCTCTTTGACAGGATACAGAGGGGCGAGTGCCCCGGCTGCTGGACCTCCTGCGAAGCCTTCCCGGCGATAGGGCGAAGGCTCGCCCTGCCCCTCCCTACCGGAACGCGCACCAAAGCCGGGTAG
- a CDS encoding radical SAM protein, translating to MFRKIYLDFVWKNLKGGRLLWLTSLSWRYLATHLSMAAQKPLCGPILGTLVTNYNCNLDCLMCDLPPRSAELKKAGRKEFSTEEMKEVLDQMAALGILGVGFTGGEPLLRKDIFELLAHAKKLSMITHLNTNGTLLDEARARLVLEAGVDSLNISVDGATAKTHDSIRGVPGSHEKAVGALKLMAKLRREAGKGPRLKAVCVVQEKNCHEVEALLEEGESWGIDVVEFIPRQNFTGEEELVPDEKAREELVAAGKTLLRRKKEGAKIENSAGMLKLFEPTFRGKPSPLKCYSGYNSLTVDSFGEIFTCVPYMNWNISEGNVKETDLRTFWNSGKFSERRKEISNCRRCTLNCQAELNILFRPFFKT from the coding sequence TTGTTCAGAAAAATCTACCTCGATTTCGTCTGGAAAAACCTTAAAGGCGGCCGCCTGCTGTGGCTGACCTCCCTTTCCTGGCGCTACCTCGCGACCCACCTTTCGATGGCGGCCCAAAAGCCCCTCTGCGGCCCCATCCTGGGGACGCTGGTGACGAATTACAATTGCAACCTCGACTGCCTCATGTGCGACCTTCCCCCACGCTCGGCGGAGCTGAAAAAGGCCGGAAGAAAAGAGTTTTCGACGGAGGAGATGAAGGAAGTGCTCGACCAGATGGCCGCTCTCGGCATTCTGGGCGTCGGCTTCACCGGCGGCGAACCCCTTCTCAGAAAAGACATCTTCGAGCTTCTGGCCCACGCGAAAAAACTCTCGATGATAACCCACCTCAACACCAACGGAACCCTTCTGGACGAGGCGAGGGCGAGGCTGGTGCTGGAGGCGGGGGTCGATTCGCTGAACATCTCGGTGGACGGCGCGACGGCGAAGACTCACGACTCGATACGCGGCGTGCCCGGCTCCCATGAAAAGGCCGTGGGGGCGCTGAAACTGATGGCGAAGTTAAGAAGGGAAGCGGGGAAAGGACCACGCCTGAAAGCCGTCTGCGTCGTTCAGGAGAAGAACTGCCACGAGGTTGAGGCGCTGCTCGAAGAGGGCGAATCATGGGGCATAGACGTGGTCGAATTCATCCCGAGGCAGAACTTCACCGGCGAGGAGGAGCTCGTTCCCGACGAAAAGGCGCGGGAAGAGCTTGTCGCCGCAGGCAAAACTCTTCTCCGGAGGAAAAAGGAGGGGGCGAAAATAGAGAATTCGGCGGGCATGCTTAAGCTCTTCGAGCCGACCTTCAGGGGCAAGCCCTCGCCCCTCAAGTGCTACTCCGGCTACAACTCACTCACCGTGGACTCTTTCGGAGAGATTTTCACCTGCGTTCCCTACATGAACTGGAATATCTCCGAGGGAAACGTCAAGGAAACAGACCTCAGAACCTTCTGGAACTCCGGCAAATTTTCCGAGCGCCGGAAAGAGATTTCCAACTGCAGGCGCTGCACCCTCAACTGCCAGGCGGAGCTGAATATTCTCTTTCGCCCCTTCTTCAAAACCTGA
- a CDS encoding MoxR family ATPase: protein MKDRLLCVQKRVGESLLGKEQQIKLALACIIARGHLLIEDLPGVGKTLLAQALAKALGLGFSRVQFTSDLLPAEILGVSTFDRNTGAFVFHPGPIFSQVVLADEINRATPKTQSALLEAMEERQVTIEGATRPLPRPFFVMATQNPEDQAGTFPLPESQLDRFLMRLRLGYPDAEAERRLWREPDRRLALEGMEPCTGPGGVEEFQRAADGVHVSDNLLDYVRRLVDYTRNSRKYRFGLSPRGGAAVIRSARALALLDGLDYVGPEEIQGVLPYVAGHRLHLAEGEGAEADIGELIKAVPV from the coding sequence GCGGGTGGGGGAATCCCTGCTTGGAAAAGAGCAGCAGATCAAGCTGGCTCTGGCCTGCATTATAGCCCGGGGCCACCTTCTCATCGAAGACCTGCCGGGAGTCGGCAAGACACTCCTGGCGCAGGCGCTCGCGAAAGCCTTGGGGCTCGGGTTTTCGAGGGTGCAGTTCACCAGCGACCTTCTGCCCGCCGAGATTCTCGGAGTCAGCACTTTCGACAGAAACACAGGGGCGTTCGTCTTCCATCCCGGCCCGATCTTTTCGCAGGTCGTCCTCGCGGACGAGATTAACCGGGCTACCCCCAAGACCCAGAGCGCCCTCCTCGAAGCGATGGAGGAGCGTCAGGTCACCATTGAGGGCGCCACGAGGCCCCTGCCGCGCCCCTTTTTCGTGATGGCCACCCAGAACCCCGAAGATCAGGCGGGAACCTTTCCGCTGCCCGAGAGCCAGCTGGACAGGTTTCTCATGCGCCTTCGCCTCGGCTATCCCGACGCCGAAGCCGAGAGAAGGCTCTGGAGGGAGCCGGACAGGAGGCTCGCCCTCGAAGGTATGGAACCCTGCACCGGACCGGGCGGCGTCGAGGAATTCCAGCGGGCCGCTGACGGAGTCCACGTTTCGGATAACCTTCTCGATTACGTCAGAAGGCTGGTGGATTACACGCGCAACTCACGGAAGTACCGGTTCGGCCTCTCACCGAGAGGCGGGGCGGCGGTAATCCGTTCGGCGCGGGCTCTGGCGCTGCTGGACGGGCTCGATTACGTCGGCCCCGAAGAGATTCAGGGGGTTTTGCCCTACGTCGCCGGTCATCGCCTCCACCTCGCCGAAGGGGAGGGCGCGGAAGCGGATATCGGGGAACTCATCAAGGCGGTTCCGGTTTGA
- a CDS encoding DUF58 domain-containing protein, whose protein sequence is MRGEKVRGFKLENLLPKREAEPGPIILDRHRIYLLPTGEGVACGFIVLALILGSANYNTSLGMILAFLIAGIALMGMIHTHRNLSGLSVTVYDAPPVFAGSPAHFKVSIENLEGPDRYSLTISGSGPRIVLDCPKGATNSTMTVDTAKRGILPLGRITLETGHPMRLFRAWSPLNFTAVAVVYPSPSSPRPLPEAGEAVSGEESGRQAKRGVEDFAGLRDYVPGDSLSRVHWKSSARSGTLSVKEFHGEGAGVLLFDFNSLKGMGEEARLRVLCRWILDAEKARLHYRLNLPGVSIPAGGGPAHKSRCLSALAGYGL, encoded by the coding sequence GTGCGGGGCGAAAAAGTGCGCGGCTTCAAGCTGGAAAACCTTCTCCCGAAAAGAGAAGCCGAACCCGGGCCGATAATCCTCGACCGCCACAGGATTTACCTTCTTCCGACCGGCGAGGGGGTGGCCTGCGGCTTCATCGTGCTCGCGCTTATCCTCGGCTCGGCCAACTACAACACCAGCCTGGGGATGATTCTGGCCTTCCTCATCGCGGGCATAGCCCTCATGGGGATGATTCACACCCACCGCAACCTCTCGGGGCTCTCGGTGACCGTCTACGACGCGCCCCCGGTCTTCGCGGGTTCGCCCGCCCATTTCAAGGTATCGATCGAAAATCTCGAAGGACCCGACCGCTACAGCCTCACAATTTCCGGCAGTGGTCCGCGTATCGTCCTCGACTGTCCCAAAGGCGCTACAAATAGCACCATGACGGTCGATACGGCGAAAAGAGGGATATTGCCGCTGGGCAGGATTACGCTCGAAACCGGACACCCGATGCGCCTTTTCCGCGCCTGGTCGCCCCTGAATTTCACCGCCGTCGCCGTCGTCTACCCTTCTCCCTCTTCTCCGAGGCCCCTTCCGGAAGCGGGCGAGGCGGTTTCGGGCGAGGAGAGCGGAAGGCAGGCCAAACGCGGGGTCGAGGATTTCGCGGGGCTGCGCGACTACGTTCCGGGAGATTCGCTCAGCAGGGTCCACTGGAAGAGTTCGGCTAGAAGCGGCACCCTTTCGGTCAAGGAATTCCACGGGGAGGGGGCTGGCGTTTTACTCTTCGACTTCAACTCGCTTAAGGGGATGGGCGAAGAGGCCAGGCTTCGGGTGCTTTGCAGATGGATACTGGACGCCGAAAAAGCGCGCCTCCACTACCGTCTCAACCTTCCCGGCGTTTCGATCCCGGCGGGGGGCGGCCCGGCGCACAAAAGCCGCTGCCTTTCGGCGCTGGCGGGTTACGGCCTGTGA
- a CDS encoding DUF3488 domain-containing protein, translating to MDTGRRKSAPPLPSQPSRRFDPGGGRPGAQKPLPFGAGGLRPVIPRAPDPVRPLAVLLAGLGLAWFPHSSALPLWISLVFGSLLVLRLLLALREMPLPGRKILLLPTILCSGWAIFGFRPFFGGPGAFMLLSTMCILKLYEMNTRRDRTIVVLLGYVIVATRFLTGQSPLTGLWMLLLVALFTFVLVEYADETGGRTAGTNLRIALRMLFYSLPVAALLFVIFPRHGGPLWVLSSNRSAMTGLSEELTPGNITKLSQSDEAAFTATIETGLAEAGVLYWRGPVFDYFDGNTWKSTKKDEPPAAEPVIPKAGEIVQRVSLEPSNQRWLFALDRPLSANSVNYPGRDGTLRSRDRNRKRIDYTAVSSPETGYFPLTREEENRQLALPENLSERVLELAKSFREGGADDNEVLERILKFFKEGGFLYTLAPPEYQGDFIDGFLFGERKGFCGHFAASLGALLRGAGIPARVVTGYLGAEQSPGGNYLLVLQEHAHAWNEAWIAGRGWVRVDPTAVVSPERLTRPIDVAASLESGGIRFGMEGGDYFSGFAGKMRLAFYSFGDWWNSWIVGYDLSRQRELLRSLGAGGASRALLLSISLALLFLWLLAVAVLYAIRERARLDPAERLWRGWVKRLDRRGLGRNPREGPRDFTARVATARPGVSREAGEIGELYSRLRYGKPALDTKVSDLREAIRKFPWKKL from the coding sequence ATGGATACTGGACGCCGAAAAAGCGCGCCTCCACTACCGTCTCAACCTTCCCGGCGTTTCGATCCCGGCGGGGGGCGGCCCGGCGCACAAAAGCCGCTGCCTTTCGGCGCTGGCGGGTTACGGCCTGTGATTCCCCGCGCTCCCGATCCCGTACGGCCGCTGGCGGTGCTCCTCGCCGGTCTCGGGCTGGCGTGGTTTCCCCATTCCTCGGCACTTCCCCTCTGGATTTCCCTTGTCTTCGGCTCTCTCCTCGTCCTTCGCCTTTTGCTGGCGCTAAGGGAAATGCCCCTGCCGGGAAGAAAAATTTTGCTCCTGCCGACTATCCTCTGCTCGGGATGGGCGATCTTCGGTTTCCGCCCCTTTTTCGGCGGCCCCGGAGCTTTCATGCTCCTCTCCACCATGTGCATCCTGAAGCTTTACGAGATGAACACCCGGAGGGACCGTACGATAGTCGTGCTTCTGGGTTACGTCATAGTCGCCACGAGGTTTCTGACCGGGCAGTCCCCCCTGACCGGCCTCTGGATGCTCCTTCTGGTGGCGCTTTTCACCTTTGTCCTCGTCGAGTACGCCGACGAAACGGGGGGAAGGACAGCCGGGACGAATCTTCGCATAGCCCTCCGGATGCTTTTTTACTCTCTGCCCGTAGCGGCTCTTCTCTTCGTCATCTTCCCGCGCCACGGCGGCCCGCTGTGGGTGCTTTCCTCAAACCGCTCCGCCATGACCGGACTTTCGGAGGAACTGACGCCGGGAAACATCACAAAACTTAGCCAGAGCGACGAGGCGGCCTTTACCGCGACTATTGAAACCGGACTTGCGGAGGCGGGGGTGCTTTACTGGCGCGGCCCGGTATTCGATTACTTCGACGGCAATACCTGGAAGAGCACGAAAAAAGACGAACCTCCGGCCGCGGAACCGGTAATCCCGAAGGCCGGAGAGATTGTCCAGAGGGTTTCGCTGGAGCCCAGCAACCAGAGGTGGCTCTTCGCTCTCGACAGGCCTCTTTCGGCGAATTCAGTAAACTATCCGGGGCGTGACGGCACCCTTCGCTCCCGCGACAGAAACAGAAAGAGAATCGACTACACAGCGGTATCGTCGCCCGAGACCGGGTATTTTCCACTGACCCGCGAGGAGGAAAACAGACAACTGGCGCTGCCCGAAAACCTGAGCGAAAGGGTTCTGGAACTTGCGAAAAGCTTCCGGGAGGGGGGCGCGGACGACAACGAGGTACTGGAAAGGATTCTCAAATTCTTTAAGGAGGGGGGATTTCTCTACACCCTTGCGCCGCCGGAGTATCAGGGTGATTTTATCGACGGGTTTCTCTTCGGTGAAAGAAAGGGGTTTTGCGGGCACTTCGCGGCGTCGCTGGGGGCGCTCCTTCGCGGGGCGGGAATACCGGCGAGGGTGGTGACCGGGTATCTCGGCGCGGAGCAAAGTCCGGGCGGAAATTATCTTCTCGTTTTGCAGGAACACGCCCACGCCTGGAACGAAGCGTGGATAGCCGGAAGGGGGTGGGTCCGCGTCGATCCCACGGCGGTGGTCAGTCCCGAGAGGCTGACAAGGCCGATCGACGTCGCGGCCTCCCTTGAAAGCGGCGGTATTCGCTTCGGTATGGAAGGCGGCGATTATTTCAGCGGTTTCGCGGGGAAGATGCGTCTGGCTTTTTATTCCTTCGGCGATTGGTGGAACAGCTGGATCGTAGGTTACGACCTTTCCAGACAAAGAGAGCTTTTACGCTCTCTCGGGGCTGGAGGAGCGAGCAGGGCGCTTCTCCTTTCGATCTCCCTCGCGCTCCTTTTCCTCTGGCTCCTTGCGGTGGCAGTTCTCTACGCGATACGGGAGAGAGCGCGGCTGGACCCGGCCGAGAGGCTTTGGAGGGGATGGGTAAAACGGCTGGACAGGCGCGGCCTGGGCCGCAACCCAAGGGAAGGACCGAGGGACTTCACCGCGAGGGTCGCAACCGCAAGACCGGGAGTTTCAAGAGAGGCGGGGGAGATAGGCGAGCTTTACTCGCGCCTCCGCTACGGAAAACCGGCTTTGGACACAAAGGTTTCAGACCTGCGGGAGGCGATCCGGAAATTCCCCTGGAAGAAACTTTGA
- a CDS encoding sel1 repeat family protein — MKRIAGILLFALTVLCIALPALAAQKAIPASPAAPAPVLPTYLPGEELENLRTQGDKGDLKTQFRLFRIYGEGKEAPMNMAESAKWAQKSAELGNEYAQVTTGVLYGIGMGFQPDVAKTEKYLRKAAQKGNPLAEAGLGYLYGQGVSVPLDYKESFKWLEKAANKGNPVGQAGLGKVYADGLGKPKDPIRGYMWYEVSAATLKEAKAAKPKGDWEDVTPILYSRGMLLDQVNSMKNLAGKEMSQAQIDKAKKLAADWLKKSKK; from the coding sequence TTGAAACGCATTGCAGGTATTTTACTTTTCGCTCTAACGGTTTTATGTATCGCCCTTCCGGCTTTGGCCGCACAGAAGGCGATACCGGCCTCCCCGGCGGCTCCGGCTCCGGTTCTCCCTACCTACCTTCCCGGCGAAGAGCTGGAAAATCTCCGGACGCAGGGCGACAAAGGGGATTTAAAGACGCAGTTTCGCCTCTTTCGGATCTACGGGGAGGGGAAAGAAGCGCCGATGAACATGGCCGAATCCGCGAAATGGGCTCAAAAATCCGCCGAACTGGGGAACGAGTACGCGCAGGTGACCACCGGCGTGCTCTACGGCATCGGAATGGGGTTTCAGCCGGACGTCGCCAAGACCGAGAAATATCTGAGAAAAGCCGCCCAGAAGGGCAACCCGCTCGCCGAGGCCGGACTCGGGTATCTTTATGGTCAGGGGGTAAGCGTACCTCTGGACTACAAGGAATCCTTCAAATGGCTTGAAAAGGCGGCCAACAAGGGAAATCCCGTCGGTCAGGCGGGGCTCGGGAAGGTTTACGCCGATGGGCTCGGGAAGCCGAAAGACCCGATAAGGGGCTACATGTGGTATGAGGTTTCCGCCGCGACCCTGAAAGAGGCGAAAGCCGCGAAACCGAAAGGCGACTGGGAAGACGTGACGCCGATTCTCTATTCGCGGGGAATGCTTCTGGATCAGGTCAACTCCATGAAGAACCTGGCTGGAAAAGAGATGTCGCAGGCCCAGATCGACAAGGCCAAAAAGCTGGCGGCCGACTGGCTGAAAAAGAGCAAGAAATAA